The region agtaaatatttacctaggctatagcgaaacatattttcaaaacatacaTAGTCAGgaggacttacagagtgtttggctagaaggtggatgaaggtgtcgcctgGGTGATAGCTTCGTCGGAGTATTTGTTTCCATAGCTTTGAAGGAGTCcttacgcctgagcttcttgaacgctgaatgACAGTAGAAAAGAAGAGGGTTtatcttctgagatgaagagagaagaaggagagagtttctgagaaatttcaaatgaaagggtggcccatgcgttgggtggccaccccttttatatacgcgAAGGGTCACGTAAAAAGGGCTGTTGGATGGccttgatgtgggatccaaggccctccactcgaaatacgaaatgacggctgggcataggctaagCCATTAAATGcgattctcggaagacgtaccgtcaccaaccatgatgttccacgtattaggcgcttgcgtaaaatgtggaatgtgaagatttcatggggaagcctaaaagcccttactgtggccttatacgacgtcgtataccacgagcaggagcttggggggcagatgtacgccctgattttaccacgggctgattagcgagctgagctatggcctaatcatgattatctcgtggacatccccaaaaccgaagctgccatcataagatcatacctccttagctcgaggtaacctaagggttcgcctctggttacttaaggactgagtacgggctctgaaggccgaaggccgagttaagtatccagctcgtggttcgagctagagttggaggctatgaccctttataaagtcaaccacgcaaggtaaacgtgcatatatcagacatcacgtgtctgatatatccctgacttctcggacacgcaccgtgaacgtgcgtattcagacacccacgactaggttgggccgtgcggcccattatcctcttacctattgatttgaccacacttatgtgtcaggtttaggaattaatcatgaatgtcacatagttgatacgataggtaagaaggtcacgggatgaccttcttaccaactctcaagtgccttctcctataaatatggagaccctgggagtaaataaaggttggattctctattgtaagaaagaccctgtaatcaaatatccagtatatagcaataatactgactagtggagtagaaggattttaacttttgaacaacttaaaaaacgtactttgagtcaccatttcatttcctaagatcatatacctatttcggttcaacataagcactaatccctttctcttcttttcttaatttcctgttggtgaagaaccgcgtcaacaaagtccatttgagattttggatagagTAGGGCAGGTTGCGTACCGTTTAGCACTGCCCCTAGCACTAGTCAAAACACATAATTTCCTCCACATCTAgatgttgcgtaagtacgtgtcagatccctctcatgttttgagttacgagtcGTTACGGCTGAAGAAGgacttgagttatgatgaacatcCAGAGCGTGctattgaaaagggaatcaaggaaccgAGATCCAAAatgattccattagttaaggtcttgtggaagaatagtacagaatgagaagcaacatgggagttgcaGGAGGACATGAGAGAAAGGTACcttgagttatttggtaagaaagaatttcgagacaaaattacttttaaggagggtatatatGTAGCACACcaaaaaaattatcattaattttgtgctttgttttatttaattgttaagtgtgatgaatttttttttattatattgtatgaattgttgtgtttatgtgaattatgaattaattgatttatttggaataattgtgtaacatgtttgttttattattagtgttacattttattaagtGTGACAAATTATGTAATTagaatatgttatttttttttatttaattgagaGTGTGCCGAAATTggtatgtgtgtgtgtgaatgtgttttattttttatttgtttattttaagaAGAACTaacaagaaaataagaaaaaggaAAGGAGAAGTGTGTGCGTGTGAGGCAAGTGGGAAAGGATTTGTTTCCTATTTTACATGTCAATTGATGATGGCTAGATAATTggtatttttcttcttttaattaaattgaaaattTCTTTATTTATGAAATTAGAATAAACAAATTAATGGAAATTAGGAAGAGGAAACTTGCCCATTCCCATTAGGCTAGTTACTTCTTTAGGGTTAGATGAAAAGAGAAGAAAGGAAGAGAAGAGCCATTTTCTGCTCCTTGGGACTGAcgactagagagagagagagagagagagagagagagagacggcgtgaaagagaaagaaggagaaggaggagaagaagagagaaaggaTTCGAAATCCATAGGTATGGCCCTTTATGTTTTGCTTTGATTCTTAAGATTAGGTTATCTCCTCAATACTAAGTGTTGATCTTCCTCTTCTCTTGTTCTTTTTGGGGTTCGAATGTTATAGGTGCTAACAAAGGAGAATCAACCTTGTGGGAGTAATTATTTTCAAAGAGGTAGTTAAGCCCTAACCTTGTTTTGATTGATGGTTATTtgttagttttgatttttgtatgtttttgtgTGTGTGAGTGTTTGTTTCCATGTGGTTATGTTTTATCAAATCCATGGTAAACATGATAAGGATCTTGATCATGGGTATAGGGGTTGATTTTGTTTGATGCCTATGGGGGTTTTAGCCAAGCATGTGTAGGGGATTCTTAACATATTACTTTTATGTTGCTATGTTGGATTCATGATCTAGGGTTCTTGTTTTCTCTTGAACTTTAAAAATCACACCTTTGAATTTGAGagatgattattattttttatttgaaagcATGATGAGTTTAAATAATGAATCTTGTTGTATGTTCTTGTTGTAGACCTAATGATTTGGTTCTTATAAAGCATGAaaattttgtgatatattttgttGTTGAATCCTAGgtgtgtttcggcctaggggtaaGTTTAGGGTTGTGATGTTTTTTTTCATGATCTTGTAAGATgcaaaaagaaaatatgagatgATGATGATGGATTTGGCTAAAAGGGTCTTGATGCATGTGGGTCAATGTATGTGATGTCACCTACACTCGTTAGAAATATGCTAGGCTATTTGGGTTAATTGAGAATTATATAAATGTTAATTTGATGATAAATGTAAGTTACAAGTATGAGTTTTGAGAAGTATGAGATAAAGATGAGTTTCATGATtaaatatgcttgctgattttgtgtataattGGTGGATAAAATTTAtgaaataatgatttgcatgcataagtggtGTTCCAAAtgctatgatgattttatgaaattaatagggtgttttaattcacattaggatgatatttttactcaaattaatacctacagttttttttatatattttatgaagaaaatataagttttaattccaAGTTGGTGATTTTTTATGGCTTAATTTGTTGCTAGAAGTTTTTGGTAAAAATgtgaaatgtcttttaaatgaaaggaagtttgtgtgtatgttgaaataaattaataccctaaactatatATATGTTCAAGTGATATTTTCATTTGTAACtatgaattttcacatttttaataagtatggttttctgtattttaattatgaaaatgttgtgtttaaattcacttgtgacttttaaacaaaataaataattgctGAAActttagattaataaattaaaataattattttgtttgacATATATGGgtttacactacataaattaaaacctaaataatacaattaaaaatatatttttcccatacttaaagttatatttttttttttgatcaagaagaaaggATAACTTCATTAATCAAACAACCAGTACAAACTACACACCAGCAAAACAACAAACAGAGGCTAAACTACAAGCCACTCCAAAACAACCATAAACTAGTAACTGAAACTATACAAACTACAAACCAGCAACACTACAAACAGAGGCTAATAACTAAAAGCCTCTCCAAAACAACCAAAACACAAGAAAAACTGAGATACAAACAGACCAGCTATAAAGTTCAAGCTGAGACAGCAAACTGAGAGATAAATCGATGCTCCTTAGCAGAAAGTTTATGCTTTTGAATACTGAACAGTCGATGATGAAGAACAGCCTTAATTTCCGAAGCTATACTCACTGCAGATTTAGAAGATAACTCAAATATGCAGTTGTTACGATTCCTCCAAATGTTGTAAACAGATGCAGCTAGAATCATAACTGCAAACTGATGAATGAACTCAGATTTCCTGCTGGCTAACCAAGCTCTCCAACTGTCAAACTCAGCAGGCCATATATTCCCATCTACTCAGTCAAATACCTGAGCCAACACCTGCTTAGACAATGAACAATCAAAAAAGAGATGGGCAAGACTCTCATCAAACTCACCACAAACAGGGCACAAAGGTGAGTCTATATGCAATTTGAACCGACACAGATTGTCAAGAGTAAGCATATGAGTATTGACTACTTGCCAAAGCAGAAATCTATGCTTAGGCAGAGATAGCTTACACCAAACAACCTTGTAATAGTCCACCTACTGATAGTGAAGAGAGTTGGAATAAATTATGGCAGGACAAAATTTTCCTGATACACCAGCTGCCATAATCTCTTCCCTGTTATATTTGCCCCTAAGGTTACACAACTTTCGCTAGTACTAGCTGGTATCTGAGGGAAGATTATAGGACCAGAAATCAGCTCCTTTTAAGTAAATGGAGTTTATCCATTTCACCCACAGAAGGTCAACTTTCTCAGATATAGCCCACATAAACTTGGCCAAAATAGCATGATTTCACTTTTGACCATTTCTGAATCCGAGCCCCCCTAGAGCCTTAGGCAAACAAACCTTATCCCAAGAAGCCAAATGAATCTTACATCTATTCCCATTGACTCTCCAGAGGAACCCACGACAAAGTCTTTCAATTTCTTTTATGATGCTTTGGGGGAGAACAAAGATACTCATCCAATAGTTCCTTAATCCAAAAAGAACCGAGTGAATCAATTGCATTCTACCGGCATAAGACAGATGCCTACTAGCCTAAGTGTGAAGATTCCTCTTGATTTTCTGAATAATGACATCACAGTCCTCATGCTTCCACTTGGTTGGTCTCATTGGCACACCAAGATACTTTAGGGGAAATATTCCCTCTGACAGATTCATTTCAGCAGCCAAAATCCTTTTATCAGCCTCAGAAATGCCTCCAAAAAAAATCTAAGATTTGTTCTCATTTAAATGCAATCCTGTGACGGAACTAAATTCCCTaagttatatttttctcacatcaaatcttgtaatttttttaatttaaaagaaaaagttattttctaaaagaaacatgatattTATAAGCACCTTTAGATAATTTCAAGTGTTTGTTATTTATCTAtccaatttaaaataataaatggaattattatttttgagaaaataagaaagtagataattaaattattttgtatgaaataaaaataatgtcttaagaggtttaatcaacttagggatttaaaagaaataaataaatctaTGGATGAGCTGCTGGGTATAGAGCCTATTGTTTTTTCGGAtgaccaagaggagaaccatgaAATCATTCTCACTCCTCTGGAGACGGAAGCTGAGTTGCAGAGGCGTTCGGCAATTAGGAAACAATTCTCAGAAATCATGTCAAAAGCGGTGAAGTCAAAAGGTATTACCGGAGACCCTTCATCTCCGTCTAACTCTCAGGCGATTTTAGATGAGGTTAAGGATATTTCAGGGGAGCCTGTGGGGGTTATCCCGGAGTCAGGGCTTAGTGATGATCTGGTGAAAATTGAGGATGAAGACATTGAAGATGACGTTAGTTACTGGAATTCATCTGTGGTGTGATGGGTTTTGGGGGCTAATCCTCCAATTCAAGTAATGGAGGGTTTCTTCAGGCGCATCTAGAAAAATTCAAGGGTGGATAAAGTTAGTCTGTTGAAGCAGGGCCTTTTTATAGTGCGGTTTACTTCTAGGGAAAATAGAGACAAGGTGCTTGCAGGAGGATATCATTTTTTTGACAGAAAGCCATTGATGCTTAAAGCTTGGGACCCTGATGTCTGTCTTTAGAAGGATGATATTAGAACAATACCCATTTGGATTCAAGTTCATAACCTTGATCTAAAATACTGGGGTAGATCTCTTTACAAGATAGTTAGGCAGATTGGCAAGCCTATCAGAGAAGATACAGCCACAAAGAATAGAGATCGTTTGCAATTCGCTAGAGTGATGGTGGAGGTAAATGTGTCACAGGCTTTTCCCTCAACCATTAGTTTTGTGAATGAAAAAACTGAAGTTATTCGTTTGGATGTTGTGTACGAATGGAAGCCTACCTGCTGCTCAGTTTGCAAAGGAATGGGACATGAGGATACTAATTGCCGCAAGAATCAACAGAATATGACTCAAGTGACAGCAGTTTGGAGACCCAAGAATATTTCTCAGGTGGCTGAGGAACAATATAAGGAAAACAAACCTGGCTGGAAATTAGGACCTCGAATCTGGGGAGCTCTAATGTTACCAACATAAAGGAACATACCAATGATAAGGAAGGATTTCAGGTGGTTCATGCAGCTAGGAAATTTGTAAACAAGAAGGAGCCTATAGTCAATATTGGTAATGCTTTTGGAGTGCTTGGGGATGCTACAGAGGAGTTAAGGTTTGGTCAGATTCTGTGTGAAATGAGTAATAATATAATGGGAGGGGGAGTACCTCCAGCTGCCAATGGATAGAATTCTAACATGGAATGTGAGAGTTATTAATAAGTTGCAGAAGCAACAAGAGTTTAAAATTTTATCTATAAAAAAATAATTGGTTTGGTTTGTTTGCTTGAGACTAAAGTCAAAGAATCTAGAATGGGGAAGATTTATTTGAAGCTGTTTCAGGGTTGGTGTTTCACAACTAATCTAGCTTGGCATCCTAAGGGCTGGATTATTTTAACTTGGAAACAGGAGGTTTTTGATGTTAATGTGTTAGTGAGTTCGGATCAGTGTATTCACTATTTCTTCAGCCAAAGAGGGCTAATGGGTTTCATGCTACTTTTATCTATGCTTTTAATAAGTCTAGTGAGAGGAAGAACTTATGGGATACCTTGAGAAGTTTTAAAAGGAACTTATCTGGTCCTTGGATTATCTTGGGTGATTTTAATGCAACTTTATTGGGGGAGGACAGATTCTCAGTGAAGGGTCACTAACCTGGTTGTCAAGATTTCAAAGAATGCTTGGATTTTTGTGAGCATAGGGATGTTAAATATTCAGGAACTTTTTACACTTGGAATAACAAACAATGTGGAGATGAAAGAGTTTATGCTGAATTGGACAGAGTTTTGTCTAATTTGGAATGGAATTCTCTTTATCCAACTGCTGAAGTAGTATTCTGGCTAGAGGGAATTTTTTATCATAGTCCAACCCTTCTGTCAGTTTATCCGGATATAAAAGGGGGTAAAAATCCATTCCGCTATTTTGACATGTGGAGTACTGCCCCAAGATATCAAGAAATAATTTCAAATTCCTGGGCTAAAGAGGTTTCGGGTACCCCTATGTTTCAGGTTGTCCAGAAACTGAAATTCTTGAAAGGAAGACTTAAGGATCTGAACAAAAATCATTTTGGGGATATTCACGCCAAAGTTTTGATTGCTATGCATCACATGCATGAGGTCCAAAAGGCTCTTCAACAAGACCCCTTAAATGTCTCGAAAATGGAGGAGGAGTTAAATGCCTGTGCTCAGTATAGGAAATGTCAGGACATATATAGGGCATTCTTGCACCAAAAAGCTAAAGTAGCATGGATCAAGGAGGGTGATGGGAACACTAAGTTTTTCCATCAATGTCTGAAGCAAAGAAGAGTTCATAATACTGTTTATTTCATTAAGGACATGCATGGGAATTGGGTGGATTCTAAAGAGGGAGTTAATGAGGCTTTCTTGTCCTTTTATAAAAATCTCTTAGGCTCTCAAAATTGTTTTCGGAATAAGGTGCTGCAATATGTTCTCGGTATGGGACCTATAATTACTCAGGAGCAACATCATTTTCTTCTCCAAGAGTATTCTCCTGAAGCAGTTAAACGGGCTATTTTCTCCATCCCTAATCAGAAGGCTCCGGGGCCAGATGGCTATGGAAGTGGTTTCTATAAAACTAACTGGGATATTATTGGAGTGGACGTTAGCAAGGTTGTTCTATCTTTTCTCCATTTGGGTCAAATGCTCAAAGAGGTAAATAATACTTCAATTACCCTTATTCCGAAAACTAATTGCCCAGCAAATGTTAGTGACTTTAGACCAATCTCTTGCTGTAATGTACTGTACAAAGCAGCCACAAAGCTTATCTGTGAGAGGCTTAGAACTATTTTACCTAATCTTATAGCTCAAAATGAAGGGGGTTTCATTCATGGGAGATTTATTGCACATAATATCATGATTTGTCAGGATATTGTGAGGCATTATAGGAAGAAGAGCGTGAAACCCAGCTGTATGATCAAACTGGATCTGAAGAAAGCTTATGATATAGTAGAGTATGATTTTTTAGAGGAGATTCTTTTGGGGCTAAATTTCCCTAGGAATTTTGTTAACATGATTATTATTTGTGTTTGTACTCCTCGTTTTTCCTTGTTGTTAGATGGCTCGTTACATGGTTTTTTTTTAGGCTAAAAGAGGTCTAAGTCAAGGGGATCCTTTATCTCCGCTTCTTTTCGTCATTTGTATGGAGTACCTATCTAGATTCTTAGCCAAGACTGCTTGCAAGCCTGATTTTCAATTCCATTACAGATGCAAGGAGCTTAATTTAAATCACCTCTATTTTGCGGATGATGTTATTTTGTTTTGTAGAGGTGATTATAAGTCTATTGTGCTTCTCTTGCAAGGTTTTAAAAGGTTTTCTGTCACGTCTGGATTACAAGCTAATGTGAATAAATCAGCGATTTATTGCCATGGTATGAAAGATGATGAAGTGAGGCGTATCCTCTTGGTTTCAGGTTTTATTAAAAGCCAGCTGCCTTTTCGCTATCTTGGTGTGTTGATTTGCCCGAAAAGAATTGGTTCAGATGAGTGTTCTGTTTTGGTTGACAGGATGGTTCATAGAATTCGGATTTGGAGCACGAGACACTTATCTTTTGCTGGAAGGCTTACTCTTATTAATGTTGTTTTAGTAGCCATCCACCTGTACTGGGCACAGATTATGATTCTTCCTAAGGCTGTTCTGGACAGAATAAATGACATTTGTAGAAATTTCCTCTGGCATGGCTCCGCTGATTTTAGTGGCCCTGGTTTAGTCTCTTGGACTAATATTTGTAAAAGTAAGACTGAGGGAGGTTTGGGGTTAAGGAACATTGTTTATTGGAATTATGCAGCTATTGGAAAACATGTGTGGCATATTTCAATGAATAAGGAGAATCTTTGGGTGAAATGGGTGCATTCGGTTTATATTCAAAATCAAGATTGGTGGGAGTATACTGCTCCCATAGATTGCAGCTGGTATTGGCGTCAGATAGTGAAGATTAAAGAGAAAATCAAAGGCGTCATTAACAGGCTAAAGTTTGAGAATAACTATTATTCCATAGCTGACATATATAAAGCTCTTGTGGACAATTCTCATTCCAGATTTGCTTATAATGACCTTTGGAACAGATTAAGTGTTCCTAAGCATAGAATTTTCATCTGGTTGTATTTACTCAGGAGATTGAAGACCAAGGATCGTTTGAGGGAGCATGGAATGAACATTGATCCTTGCTGTAGCATCTGTGGAGTTAAGGTGGAAACTCATAATCATCTTTTCTTTGGCTGTTTTTTCAGTGACCGTTGTGTTCAAATTTTGTTGGGTTGGTTGGAAATCAGGACCAGATTCTGTACAGTTGAAGGTATATTCAAATGGATAAAAAGATGTAAACTCAGTCGGTTCAAGAAATTTGTGTATTGGTCTATTCTGTCTAGTCTCATCTACCATATTTGGAGAGTTCGTAATATCGCAGTTTGGGAAGACATTGTTTGGTCTGTCCATTTTATGATAAAAAAGATTAAGTGGTCTGTCTATAATAGAATTCTCTATACAGTTCCTATAGGAGTGAATGGAAAAGAGTGGGTCTGGTTTCATAAGGTTTTTGACTGTATCTAGGTTGTTGAGTTTgtgagttgtttttttttttagactCTTTTGGTGGTTGTGATGTAATTAGTCCCTTGATGTAGCTGTTTTATCACAGCTT is a window of Humulus lupulus chromosome 4, drHumLupu1.1, whole genome shotgun sequence DNA encoding:
- the LOC133832388 gene encoding uncharacterized protein LOC133832388 encodes the protein MDELLGIEPIVFSDDQEENHEIILTPLETEAELQRRSAIRKQFSEIMSKAVKSKGITGDPSSPSNSQAILDEVKDISGEPVGVIPESGLSDDLVKIEDEDIEDDVSYWNSSVKDDIRTIPIWIQVHNLDLKYWGRSLYKIVRQIGKPIREDTATKNRDRLQFARVMVEVNVSQAFPSTISFVNEKTEVIRLDVVYEWKPTCCSVCKGMGHEDTNCRKNQQNMTQVTAVWRPKNISQEGFQVVHAARKFVNKKEPIVNIGNAFGVLGDATEELRDVKYSGTFYTWNNKQCGDERVYAELDRVLSNLEWNSLYPTAEVVFWLEGIFYHSPTLLSVYPDIKGGKNPFRYFDMWSTAPRYQEIISNSWAKEVSGTPMFQVVQKLKFLKGRLKDLNKNHFGDIHAKVLIAMHHMHEVQKALQQDPLNVSKMEEELNACAQYRKCQDIYRAFLHQKAKVAWIKEGDGNTKFFHQCLKQRRVHNTVYFIKDMHGNWVDSKEGVNEAFLSFYKNLLGSQNCFRNKVLQYVLGMGPIITQEQHHFLLQEYSPEAVKRAIFSIPNQKAPGPDGYGSGFYKTNWDIIGVDVSKVVLSFLHLGQMLKEVNNTSITLIPKTNCPANVSDFRPISCCNVLYKAATKLICERLRTILPNLIAQNEGGFIHGRFIAHNIMICQDIVRHYRKKSVKPSCMIKLDLKKAYDIAKRGLSQGDPLSPLLFVICMEYLSRFLAKTACKPDFQFHYRCKELNLNHLYFADDVILFCRGDYKSIVLLLQGFKRFSVTSGLQANVNKSAIYCHGMKDDEVRRILLVSGFIKSQLPFRYLGVLICPKRIGSDECSVLVDRMVHRIRIWSTRHLSFAGRLTLINVVLVAIHLYWAQIMILPKAVLDRINDICRNFLWHGSADFSGPGLVSWTNICKSKTEGGLGLRNIVYWNYAAIGKHVWHISMNKENLWVKWVHSVYIQNQDWWEYTAPIDCSWYWRQIVKIKEKIKGVINRLKFENNYYSIADIYKALVDNSHSRFAYNDLWNRLSVPKHRIFIWLYLLRRLKTKDRLREHGMNIDPCCSICGVKVETHNHLFFGCFFSDRCVQILLGWLEIRTRFCTVEGIFKWIKRCKLSRFKKFVYWSILSSLIYHIWRVRNIAVWEDIVWSVHFMIKKIKWSVYNRILYTVPIGVNGKEWVWFHKVFDCI